In Leptotrichia sp. oral taxon 221, the DNA window TGTAAAATTGGAAAAATTTAATTTAGGGGGAAGTGTTAAGGATCGTGCTGCTTTAGGAATGATTGAAGCTGCTGAAAAAGAAGGGCTTTTAAAACCAGGAGGAACAATCGTTGAACCAACTTCTGGAAATACTGGTATCGCTTTATCATTAATTGGAAAAGCAAAAGGATACAAAGTTATTATTGTAATGCCTGAATCGATGAGTGTTGAAAGAAGAAAATATTTACAAGCATATGGTGCTGAATTAGTATTAACTGACGCTGCAACTGGAATGAAAGGTGCTATTGCCAAAGCTGAAGAAATAGTTGCCGCAAACCCAGGTTATTTCTTACCTCAACAATTTGAAAATCCTGCTAACCCAGAAAAACACTATGAAACAACAGGAAAAGAAATTATCGCTGATTTTGGTACTTCTTTGGATGCTTTCATATCTGGAATTGGAACTGCTGGAACATTAACAGGAGTTGGAAAAAGATTAAGAGAAGAAAGTCCAAATACAAAATTAATCGCTGTTGAGCCAACTAATTCAAACGTATTATCTGGTGGAAATCCTGGAAAACACGTTATTCAAGGAATCGGAGCTGGATTTGTTCCAAAAAACTACGATCCTAAATATGTAGATGAAATTATTCAAATTTCTAATGAAGATGCTATTAAATATGGAGTTGAAGCTGGTAAAGAAGCTGGACTTTTCGTTGGTATCTCTTCAGGAGCTGCAATTGCTGCTGCATTCCAAGTAGCTAAAAAACTTGGAAAAGGTAAAAAAGTTCTTGCAATAGCACCAGATGGTGGAGAAAAATATCTTTCTGTTGAAGCTTATAAATAATTCAAAAATTTTTAAATACTGGCTGTCTTTGTTTATAGGCAGCCATTTTTAACAATAATGTTTTTTATTAATTAAAATTCTAGAACAAAAATAAATTCTGGAATGATAATTTATTTTTTCAAAAAAAATATAAAGGAGGAATTAATATTTTTAAAATAATTAAACTTGAAATGGATAATATTTTGGCAAAAGATCCTGCTGTAAAAAATAAATTTGAAGCATTACTTTATCCTTCTTTACACGCTGTTATAAATCATAGAGCTGCACATTATTTATACAAAAAGAGATTTTTCTTTTTAGCACGGTTAATCTCGCAAATTTCTAGATTTTTCACTGGTATCGAGATTCATCCTGGTGCGACAATTGGAAAGCGAAATCTTTTTGATCACGGAATGGGAATTGTAATTGGAGAAACTGCTGTTATTGGGAATGATTGCACTATTTATCATGGTGTAACATTAGGAGGAATTGCTGGAATTACAGGAAAAAATAAAAAACGACACCCAACTCTTGGAAATAATGTTTCAATTGGAACTGGAGCAAAAATTCTAGGAAATATTACTATTGGAAATAATGCAAAAATTGGTGCTAATTCTGTTGTTTTGAAAGATGTCCCAAATAATGCTGTTGCGGTAGGTATTCCTGCTCGTATCATTACAAAAGATACAGAAGATTATTATATGTGGCATATTTAAAAAAAATTCGGTAAATTTGAAATCACTTTCTAATTTATCGAATTTTCTATTTTATAGTTATCTCTTCTTAATTTTTTCATAAAATTTATTTTCCAAAAGAATAGTCAACTTCCTTAACAGTGAAAACTCCTTCATCAGCTTTTATGTGCAACGATACACCATTTTCATTTTCAAAATATTCACCACTTGCTGCTTTTGCTCTTTTTAATGTATAAGTTTTTCCAGAAAAATCAGTTACTCTCGCAGTATTTTGACCTATAAATTCTACTTTTATTTTGCCTTTAAGATTGTATTCCACTACTTTTGTTACAGGTGTTGCTGTAGGTTTTGCAGCAGTTCCAGCTTTTACGATATCACACGATATATCTTTTCCTCCAACTGTGTAAATAGCATCTTTTCCACTCGAATGAATCGATAATCCTTTTGAATTTGTATAAAGTGCTCCACTCGCAGCTTTTGCCACTTTTAAAGTATAAACCCCATCTTTATTTGTTAATTTTGCTATTTCTCCATCATATTCAACTTTAATTGTTTGACCAGCACAATTAAAATTAGTTACAACTTTTGAGTTTGTTTTCGGTTTTGCAGTAGTTGCTTTTGGAGTATTTGTTGTTGCCTTTTTTGGTGCTGGTGTAGTTTTAGGTTTTGATGTTGGTTTAGGGGCTGTTTTTGATGTTGTAGTCTTTGTTGGCGTTGTTTTTGACGCATCATTTGTTTGTGCTGCAAATCCTGATGCAGAAATTCCCAAAGTAAGTGCTAATATCGTTAATAAAATTTTATTTTTTCTCATCTTAAACTCCTTCTTTCTATTATAAAATCTCATAATTTAATTTACATTCGCTACTCTATTTTAAGGATATTTTACTCTAAAATCCATATTTTTAGATTTGTAATTTATTAGATAGAATACAAAATTACAAAAAAAATCGCTCACTTATAAAAATGAACGATTTTTAATATTTTAAAGTGTACTTTTTACTTTTTATACATAAGAAATTTTACATTACTAATTTATTTGTTTAATATAATAACAGCATAATTTCTATTTTTAACTATTAAATTTTTCCATATCCGTAATTTCATTTTCACTTCTTGCAACAACAATCGTACAAACAGCGTCTCCTGTAATATTTACAACTGTTCTAAACATATCTATTATTCTATCAACACCGATTACCACTCCAATTCCTTCTAATGGCAATCCTGCTTGTTTCAATACTAACGATAACATCAACATTCCTGCTCCTGGTACCCCTGCTGTTCCTACTGAAGCCAATACTGCTGTCAAAATAATTCCTAGATACTGTGTTGGTCCTAAATGAATATTATAAAGGTTAGCTATAAATACTGCTGCAACTCCTTGCATTATCGCAGTTCCATCCATATTTACTGTCGCTCCTAATGGTATTGTGAAAGAACTTATTTCTTCTGAAACACCAAAATTTTCTGATAATGTTTCGATATTTACTGGTATTGTTGCATTACTGCTTGATGTAGAAAATGCTACCGAAATAACTTTTAAGAATTTTTTGAAAAATTTTATAGGGCTCATTTTTGCCATACTTACAAGCATTATTTGATAAACTCCTGTATGAATTACAAATGCTATCAATGTTACTACAACAAATCCTACTAATTTTAGCAATACGTCTACTCCTGTTGATGCAACAACTTTTGAAATTAACGCAAATACACCGATTGGTGCAACTTCCATTATTAATTCAACCATTTTCAATACTAATTCATTTGCTTCCTCTAAAATAACTTTTATATTTTTTACTTTATCTCCCAAAGCTGTAATTGCTACTCCTAACAATAAGAAGAAAATTATAATTGCTAACATTTTTTCTTCAGACATTGCATTTACAATATTTTTGGGAACCATGTCAAGCAATACATTTATTAGTTTATCTTGCTCTGCAACCTTAAATTCACCAACAGGTAATTCACCCATCTTCATTCCTTTACCAACGCCTGTTATCTTAGCTACAAATAATCCTATCGCAACTGCAATCGCTGTCGTAGCAAAATAAAATCCTAAAACTTTTGTTCCAATTCTTCTAAGTTTTTTAATATCTCCTATCGATGCTGCTCCCATTGCTAATGAAACTGAAACTAATGGCACTATCATAACTTTCATTAAGTTAAT includes these proteins:
- the cysK gene encoding cysteine synthase A codes for the protein MIYENILELIGNTPVVKLNLKGQDENIADVYVKLEKFNLGGSVKDRAALGMIEAAEKEGLLKPGGTIVEPTSGNTGIALSLIGKAKGYKVIIVMPESMSVERRKYLQAYGAELVLTDAATGMKGAIAKAEEIVAANPGYFLPQQFENPANPEKHYETTGKEIIADFGTSLDAFISGIGTAGTLTGVGKRLREESPNTKLIAVEPTNSNVLSGGNPGKHVIQGIGAGFVPKNYDPKYVDEIIQISNEDAIKYGVEAGKEAGLFVGISSGAAIAAAFQVAKKLGKGKKVLAIAPDGGEKYLSVEAYK
- the epsC gene encoding serine O-acetyltransferase EpsC, whose protein sequence is MNIFKIIKLEMDNILAKDPAVKNKFEALLYPSLHAVINHRAAHYLYKKRFFFLARLISQISRFFTGIEIHPGATIGKRNLFDHGMGIVIGETAVIGNDCTIYHGVTLGGIAGITGKNKKRHPTLGNNVSIGTGAKILGNITIGNNAKIGANSVVLKDVPNNAVAVGIPARIITKDTEDYYMWHI
- a CDS encoding dicarboxylate/amino acid:cation symporter yields the protein MKKLGLTTRIMVGLALGILFGLILSPFSKTPFVKDVVIDSVLAFFGGAFINLMKVMIVPLVSVSLAMGAASIGDIKKLRRIGTKVLGFYFATTAIAVAIGLFVAKITGVGKGMKMGELPVGEFKVAEQDKLINVLLDMVPKNIVNAMSEEKMLAIIIFFLLLGVAITALGDKVKNIKVILEEANELVLKMVELIMEVAPIGVFALISKVVASTGVDVLLKLVGFVVVTLIAFVIHTGVYQIMLVSMAKMSPIKFFKKFLKVISVAFSTSSSNATIPVNIETLSENFGVSEEISSFTIPLGATVNMDGTAIMQGVAAVFIANLYNIHLGPTQYLGIILTAVLASVGTAGVPGAGMLMLSLVLKQAGLPLEGIGVVIGVDRIIDMFRTVVNITGDAVCTIVVARSENEITDMEKFNS
- a CDS encoding MliC family protein produces the protein MRKNKILLTILALTLGISASGFAAQTNDASKTTPTKTTTSKTAPKPTSKPKTTPAPKKATTNTPKATTAKPKTNSKVVTNFNCAGQTIKVEYDGEIAKLTNKDGVYTLKVAKAASGALYTNSKGLSIHSSGKDAIYTVGGKDISCDIVKAGTAAKPTATPVTKVVEYNLKGKIKVEFIGQNTARVTDFSGKTYTLKRAKAASGEYFENENGVSLHIKADEGVFTVKEVDYSFGK